The Streptomyces racemochromogenes DNA segment GCAACCTGGACGAGGAGACGCTCGACGAGGCGATCCTGGCGCTGAGGGCCAGTCTCGTGAAGCTCGCCCGTGAGGCGTCGCGCATCGAGGAACCCGGGGACGGCGTGGTGTGGCTGCTCGGGGCCGTGCAGCGCAAGGAGGAGGAGTGACCGAGCCGTCACTGCACCTGGCCTTTGACGTCTCCCGGACGAAGGCCGTACTCCGTGCTGCCGAGCCGTTCGGTGCTGACCTGACGCACGTGGCCACAGCCTTCCCGGTCGGCGGACAGCGCGGCCCTCACATGCTGGAGGTCCCGCTCGATGACTTCCTCGCGGGTCTGCACGTGCTGTCGGAGTGGCCGGCCCCCGATTCCGTCGAGTGGGACGAGGACCTGCTCGCGCTCGTCAGCGATGTCTTCGACGACGCGGACCAGGCTGCCGCCTGCCTCGATGAGGCACCGCAGGCCGACGGCACCGGCAGCGCCGGTTCAGCGGAGGCCGCCGCGGTCCCCGGTCTCCTCGGTGATGACTGGCGCGCTGACCTCACGGGCTTCCAGCGGCGGGACATCGCCAGGCTGCTCGCCATGAGGCACGGCGCGAACTTCAGTGTCCCCGGCGCCGGCAAGACCAGGGTCGGTCTGGCCGTCTACGCGGCGATGAGGGAACGCGGGACGGCCCGGCGGCTGCTCGTCGTGAGCCCCAAGTCGGCCTATGAGTCCTGGATCTCCGAGACCCTGGAGTGTTTCGGGAACCCGCCGCTGACCACCGTCATGGGCAGGACGCCGGATCCGCACGCCGAGCTCCTGATCGTCAACTACGAGCGCCTGGACCGCTCGCTGACGGGACTGGCCGGGTGGCTGCGCGCTGCCCCGTCGATGGTGATCCTCGATGAGGCGCACCGGATGAAGCTGGGGGCCGAAGGGATCTACGGGAGCGCCTGCATGGCGCTCGGCCCGCTGAGCCGGCGCCGTCTGATCCTCACAGGCACCCCGGCTCCCAACGGTGCCCGGGACCTGGAGAACCTGCTGTCGTTCGTCTGGCCCGGCCACGGCCGCCGGGTGGTGACACAAGCGGTGGCGGGCGGCGACCTGGCCCACGCGAGTTCCGTACTCCGTCCGCTGTTCACCCGCACGACGAAGAAGGAACTGGGACTGCCACCCTTCCAGCCGGTCATCCGGACGGTGCCGCTGGAGGGGCTGCACAGGGAGATCTACGACGCCCTCGTCGGGCGGTTCACCGCGCGCGCCGAGCTGTCGAGGGAGGACTTCGACGCCCTGGGCAAGGCGATGCTCCGGCTGCTCATGGCCGCTACCAGCCCTGCCCTGCTGGTAGAGGGAAGCAGCAGGCACGAGGCCCTCAATTTCCAGGTGCCGCCCCTGGACATTCCGCAGGACGAGCCGCTCTACGGTCTGCTGCAGCGGCTTCCTCAATATGAGATGCCGCCCAAGTACCGAGAATTGAGGGAGATCGTTTCCAGGAATGCGGCAGCGGGTCGCAAGACCCTGGTGTGGTCGACCTTCGTTCGTAATATCACGAGCCTTGAACGGCTGCTGGGCGAGTTCCAGCCCGCCGTGGTGCACGGTGGCACGCAGGACCGGGAAGATCAGATCAGCCGGTTCCGCAACGACCCGGACTGTCTCGTGCTGATCTCCAATCCGGCCACGCTGGGTGAGGGCATCAGCCTGCACCGCCACTGCCATGACGCTGTTTACGTGGACCGGGATTTCATGGCAGGGCGGTTCCTGCAGAGCCTGGACCGTATCCACCGTCTCGGGCTGGCCCCGGATACTGAGACCCGCGTCACGGTGCTCGCGTCCGAGGGCACTATCGACGAGGTGGTCGCGCTGCGCCTTGCGGAGAAGCTGGAGTTCATGGGGGCCATCCTGGACGATCCTTCGGTGCGGCAGCTGGGCGACCTCCAGGACGAGCAGCCGGTGACCGCCGGCATGGACGAGGCCGACATGCGCGCCCTCCTGGAGCACGTGCGGGTCGCCGGAGTCCGCTGAGAAGCCGCGGCCGGGTGTGCCGGACGAGGGCTGGCGCACCCCGGCGGACCGAGGTGTCCCCTGGTGTCGGTGGCAGATGCGACACTTGCCTGTCTGCATCTGCTACACCAGGAGGACTCGATGGGCGCCCGCGACGACGCGCTGACCTCGATTGAGATTTGTGCCGGCGCCGGGGGGCAGGCCATCGGCCTCCACCAGGCGGGTTTCAAGCACCTCGCACTCGTCGAGATCGACCAGTACGCCGCAGCGACCCTGCGGCGCAACATCGCCCACCGGGACGGCTGGGAATTCGAGCGGGATTTCTGCGACATCATCGAGGGCGATGTCAATGACTTCAAGCCGACAGTGCAGCTGGAGAAGGCTGTGAAATTCCTCGGCCACTCCGTGAAGGAGGGGGAGCTTGACCTCCTTGCAGGTGGCGTTCCCTGCCCGCCTTTCTCGCATGCGGGAAAGCAGCTGGGGAAAGATGACGAACGTGACCTTTTCCCGCGGATGCTGCAGCTCGTAGATGAGCTCCGGCCCAAGGCGGTCATGATCGAGAATGTCCGCGGCATCAAGGACGACAAGTTCACCGAATACCGGGACTGGGTCGAGGCGCGCCTGCAGGGCGGAATGGCCGTGGATCCCGTGACGGGTGTCCGCAGCGAGCTGCCCGGTGCCGGGTACAAGGTATGCGGCTGGGAGGTCCTGGAAGCCAGCGATTTCGGTGTGCCGCAGCTGCGGCCGCGGGCGATCCTCGTCGCCATCCGCGCGGACATCCCGGGCGTTGACGATTTCCAGTGGCCCGTTCCGAACGCCAAGGTCACGACGGTGGGCCAGGCCCTCGATGAAACGATGGAAGAGCGGTACCAGCCGTTCATCGCGAAGGGCGGCGCGCTGGGTCAGAAGGCCGCCAAGGCGCTGAAGGACTGGCGCAGGGACGCCACCGGTATCGCCCCCACCCTCGTCGGAGGCTCCAAGAAGCACGGCGGAGCTGACCTCGGGCCGAGCCGGGCCAAGGCGGCCTGGGCGAAGCTCGGAGTGAATGCCCTCGGCGTAGCCAACGCGCCGAAGGACGTCCTGAAGAAGGACAGCGCGGACCGCGACCTCTTCCGCGCGGGCGGACCCATGCTCACGGTCACCCAGGCCGCGATCATCCAGGGCTTCCCCGCGGAATGGGACTTCGAGGGAGACCCGTCCGAGGGCAGGCTCCCCGGCAAGACCGCGCAGTACCGCCAGGTCGGCAACGCCTTCCCGCCGCCCGTGGCCCGCGTGGTCGGTGAGGCCATCGCCAAGGTACTGCGAGGGCCGCGCACGGAGGGTGCGCAGGCCGGGAACTAGCGGCGGCGCTCCTGCACGGCGGCGGCGATCGCCGCCGCGCAGGCCTCCGATCCCTCGTGCTCCCAGAACCGCAGCACGAGCCAGCCGGCCTCCTCGAGCTGGCGGTCGGTGTCACGATCCCTCGCGATGTTCCGGGCGACTTTCTCCGACCAGTAGCCCTCGTTGGTCTTGGGCGGCACGTAGTGCTCGGGGCATCCGTGCCAGTAGCAGCCGTCCACGAAGACCGCCACCTTCGCCGGCCCGAAAACGAGGTCAGCCGTCCGCCGGAGCCTGGGAAGCGGCCGGGCGGCGACCCGGTAGCGCAGTCCCCGTGCGTGGACGAGACGCCTGATGACCCACTCCGGCTTGGTGTCCCGGCTGCGGATCGCCTGCATGTTGCGCCGCCGGGCAGCCGAGGAGGCCCAGGAGCCCTCAGGGGGCTGCCACTGGTCCGCTGCCGTCATGGGGTTGTCCTTCCTCCAGCCGCAGTGCGACCCAGTCCTCCGGCCCCAGCGTGATCTTGTGTGCGGCTGCAAGATCCTGCTGGTCGCGCCATTTCCCGCACAGCAGCGTAAGACCGTCCCGCGCGAGGTGCTTCCTGATGTTGCGGGCCCGGCGCAGCGGATCGTGCCTCCCAGCGCCGACCGTCGCGATGACACTGCGCGAAATGACCTGTCCCTCGAGGTAGCGGAACATCAGGGCGAAACGGTGCTCCTGCCCGGGACGCTTCGCGAGGACACGGGCTGCCTCCTCCGCCGTGAGCCGCGTCAGGGGGTTGACCGGCAGCGGCGTCCAGTCGTACAGCGGAATGCTCCACCGTTCCCGGGCGTCTACGGCGAGACCTCGTTTGCCGTCCTTGTTGCCCTTGCCGCGGTAGAGCCACGAGCGGTGGGCCCGGACCAGCCAAGACCGGTGCCGACTGCGCCCGAGCTGTATCTGCGTACAGATGCAGAGCTGGCAGTGAGCCTCTGACGGTATCGCCCAGTTCGCACCCACGGTCGCCTTGATGTCAACGGGCACCGACGCGATGCACGTGTCCAGCGGCGCCTGCTTCGGCAGACTGAACGACCGCAGCACTTCGTACTCGAGCTTCGCGCCCACCGACGCCCTCTCGCCCGGGTGGACATCAGGAGACGACAAGTCGTAGCGGCCGGTCCGTGCTCCGTCCAGGACGTAGTCGATGGAGTTGGCGATGGCTCTTGTGTACAGGCCGCCGACATCGAAGGGCCGCAGCCAGTCCAAAACAGCCCGGGCGTCCGGGTCGTCGGCGGGGGCGAGCAGTACGTGCTCGCCCGCGTCGGTGTTCGTACAGATCTCGCCCGGTCCCTGGAGGGCGAGACGCCCCTTGCTCATGCGCCCGCAGCTCCCACGTCTTCGCCGTGGCACTCCGCGTAGGGCTTGCCTGAGGTGCACCAGCAGGGGGACGTGGGGGTGGGGGGCCAGGGGGTGGCTTTGCCTCGGGCGGCCAGGGTGGTGGCGTATTCCGGGAGGAGGGCCGGGGAGGCCGGGGAGGTTTTCTCCGAGGCCGCGAAGGCTTCGTACGAGGGGACGCTGCCCGTCACGATGCCGAGGTTCGTGGTGCCGGAGGCTGACAGGGCGCGGAGGGAGGATTCCACGGACTGGAGGTGGGCTTCCCGGGTGGGGTACTCCGTCGCGAGGGTGGGGTAGCTGGTGAGGAGCTCGGACAGTTCGCGGGCCGGCCAGTGCAGGATCGCCACCGGGAAGGGGCGGGACAGGGCGGCGCGGCGGTCGCCGAGTTCGGCGCGGAGGCGGGCGATCTCGGCGCGGAGTTCGGCAGGGTCTTCGGAGCCCAGGGCCCAGATGCGCTTCGGGTCGTGGAGTTCGTCCAGCGGGATCGGGCCTGTGTGGCGGGTGTCGGCCACCATGTCCCAGTCGTCGTGGGGGAGTCCGAGGAGCCTGCGGACGCGGTGGCGGCCCGTCAGGAGTGCGGTGGTGGCGTGGGTGAGGGGGGTGTCCTCCGAGGTGAGGAGGGTGGCCGCCTCCGTGAAGCACTCGTGGGAGGACTCGAGTTCGTCGTGGGATTCCAGGGCCTCGGCGATGACTTCCCAGGGTGCCGGGTCCGTGGGGGCGGCGGCGCGGATGCCGGAGATCAGGGCACGGGCCTCGGCCTCGTGGCCGTACTCCCACAGGTTCGCGGCCTGGAGAGCCTTGATCAGGTGGGGGTTGGCGGGGGAGGAGGAGAGGAGCTGGTCGTAGAGGGCGCTCGCGCGTTCCCGGGCGTCGGCCAGTTCGAGGTGGGCCGCGGCCTGGAGGAGCAAGGGCTCCTGGTCCTCGGGGTAGCGGGTCGCCGTGCGGATCAGACGCTCGGCTTCGGCGGTG contains these protein-coding regions:
- a CDS encoding DNA (cytosine-5-)-methyltransferase, yielding MGARDDALTSIEICAGAGGQAIGLHQAGFKHLALVEIDQYAAATLRRNIAHRDGWEFERDFCDIIEGDVNDFKPTVQLEKAVKFLGHSVKEGELDLLAGGVPCPPFSHAGKQLGKDDERDLFPRMLQLVDELRPKAVMIENVRGIKDDKFTEYRDWVEARLQGGMAVDPVTGVRSELPGAGYKVCGWEVLEASDFGVPQLRPRAILVAIRADIPGVDDFQWPVPNAKVTTVGQALDETMEERYQPFIAKGGALGQKAAKALKDWRRDATGIAPTLVGGSKKHGGADLGPSRAKAAWAKLGVNALGVANAPKDVLKKDSADRDLFRAGGPMLTVTQAAIIQGFPAEWDFEGDPSEGRLPGKTAQYRQVGNAFPPPVARVVGEAIAKVLRGPRTEGAQAGN
- a CDS encoding DEAD/DEAH box helicase, whose amino-acid sequence is MTEPSLHLAFDVSRTKAVLRAAEPFGADLTHVATAFPVGGQRGPHMLEVPLDDFLAGLHVLSEWPAPDSVEWDEDLLALVSDVFDDADQAAACLDEAPQADGTGSAGSAEAAAVPGLLGDDWRADLTGFQRRDIARLLAMRHGANFSVPGAGKTRVGLAVYAAMRERGTARRLLVVSPKSAYESWISETLECFGNPPLTTVMGRTPDPHAELLIVNYERLDRSLTGLAGWLRAAPSMVILDEAHRMKLGAEGIYGSACMALGPLSRRRLILTGTPAPNGARDLENLLSFVWPGHGRRVVTQAVAGGDLAHASSVLRPLFTRTTKKELGLPPFQPVIRTVPLEGLHREIYDALVGRFTARAELSREDFDALGKAMLRLLMAATSPALLVEGSSRHEALNFQVPPLDIPQDEPLYGLLQRLPQYEMPPKYRELREIVSRNAAAGRKTLVWSTFVRNITSLERLLGEFQPAVVHGGTQDREDQISRFRNDPDCLVLISNPATLGEGISLHRHCHDAVYVDRDFMAGRFLQSLDRIHRLGLAPDTETRVTVLASEGTIDEVVALRLAEKLEFMGAILDDPSVRQLGDLQDEQPVTAGMDEADMRALLEHVRVAGVR
- a CDS encoding SEC-C metal-binding domain-containing protein, encoding MRPDTPAEHTAEAERLIRTATRYPEDQEPLLLQAAAHLELADARERASALYDQLLSSSPANPHLIKALQAANLWEYGHEAEARALISGIRAAAPTDPAPWEVIAEALESHDELESSHECFTEAATLLTSEDTPLTHATTALLTGRHRVRRLLGLPHDDWDMVADTRHTGPIPLDELHDPKRIWALGSEDPAELRAEIARLRAELGDRRAALSRPFPVAILHWPARELSELLTSYPTLATEYPTREAHLQSVESSLRALSASGTTNLGIVTGSVPSYEAFAASEKTSPASPALLPEYATTLAARGKATPWPPTPTSPCWCTSGKPYAECHGEDVGAAGA
- a CDS encoding NaeI family type II restriction endonuclease yields the protein MSKGRLALQGPGEICTNTDAGEHVLLAPADDPDARAVLDWLRPFDVGGLYTRAIANSIDYVLDGARTGRYDLSSPDVHPGERASVGAKLEYEVLRSFSLPKQAPLDTCIASVPVDIKATVGANWAIPSEAHCQLCICTQIQLGRSRHRSWLVRAHRSWLYRGKGNKDGKRGLAVDARERWSIPLYDWTPLPVNPLTRLTAEEAARVLAKRPGQEHRFALMFRYLEGQVISRSVIATVGAGRHDPLRRARNIRKHLARDGLTLLCGKWRDQQDLAAAHKITLGPEDWVALRLEEGQPHDGSGPVAAP
- a CDS encoding very short patch repair endonuclease; its protein translation is MTAADQWQPPEGSWASSAARRRNMQAIRSRDTKPEWVIRRLVHARGLRYRVAARPLPRLRRTADLVFGPAKVAVFVDGCYWHGCPEHYVPPKTNEGYWSEKVARNIARDRDTDRQLEEAGWLVLRFWEHEGSEACAAAIAAAVQERRR